Proteins encoded by one window of Musa acuminata AAA Group cultivar baxijiao chromosome BXJ2-9, Cavendish_Baxijiao_AAA, whole genome shotgun sequence:
- the LOC103999571 gene encoding premnaspirodiene oxygenase — translation MEHLLLASIAMVVATMLFSIIFIKKEFSKSESQYPRPPPGPWRLPIIGCMHHFAGQIHFRAFRHLSLTYGPLMLVRIGQVNFAVASSREAAQEILKNQDPNFAARPELVVGQILCYGCSDVAFSPYGPYWKQLRTIFLAELLGTKHIQSSASIREEETLNLIRDISTATQPINLSEKLRRMSNAIISRKAIGSRSKHQEAVILVAREITDVLGRVYAVDMFPSLKLLHVLSCAKFKLHRIRRRFDKIIDDIVKEHEVKAKMNKGRQVAEVKEAIIDALLRLKDESERQVPLTMDGIKAVILDMLVGGTENSSMVIEWAMSELMKNPKIMEKAQTEVMEELKGKNRIRETDVVELNYLKSIVKETLRLHPLTTLIPRMCRKTCEVLGYEIEAGTRVLVNAWAINRDTQYWEEAESFRPERFESKSIDFKGGNFEYLPFGAGRRICPGMEFGLATVHLSLAQLLLYFDWKLPDGRKPRELNMSETYGFTVARKTELKLLATPRIPIPLLFKAYSVFNGCRT, via the exons ATGGAGCATCTTCTCTTGGCTTCCATCGCCATGGTAGTAGCCACCATGCTCTTCTCGATCATCTTCatcaagaaagaattcagcaagtcCGAATCCCAATACCCGCGACCTCCCCCTGGTCCGTGGAGGCTGCCCATCATCGGATGCATGCATCACTTTGCCGGCCAAATTCATTTCCGCGCGTTCCGCCACCTCTCTCTCACTTACGGGCCTCTCATGCTTGTCAGAATTGGCCAGGTAAACTTCGCGGTGGCCTCCTCCCGGGAAGCCGCCCAAGAGATCTTGAAGAATCAAGACCCCAACTTCGCCGCGCGGCCGGAGCTCGTCGTAGGACAGATCCTCTGCTACGGTTGCTCCGACGTTGCCTTCTCCCCCTATGGCCCCTACTGGAAGCAACTGCGCACCATCTTTCTCGCGGAGCTGCTCGGAACCAAGCACATCCAGTCTTCCGCTTCCATCAGGGAGGAAGAGACCCTTAACTTGATCCGAGACATCTCCACGGCAACACAACCGATCAACCTGAGCGAGAAGCTCCGCAGAATGTCCAACGCCATCATATCCAGGAAGGCGATTGGCTCACGAAGCAAGCACCAGGAGGCGGTCATCTTGGTCGCCAGGGAGATCACCGACGTGCTCGGAAGGGTCTATGCCGTCGACATGTTTCCGTCGCTGAAGCTCCTCCACGTCCTGTCATGTGCCAAGTTCAAGTTGCACAGGATACGCCGGAGGTTTGATAAGATCATTGATGACATAGTTAAGGAGCATGAGGTTAAGGCCAAGATGAACAAAGGTCGGCAAGTAGCCGAAGTGAAGGAGGCAATAATCGATGCGCTGCTGAGGCTTAAAGACGAATCCGAACGACAAGTTCCGTTGACCATGGACGGAATAAAGGCTGTGATCCTT GACATGTTAGTCGGAGGGACCGAGAACTCATCCATGGTGATCGAATGGGCCATGTCGGAGCTAATGAAGAACCCCAAGATAATGGAGAAAGCACAGACGGAGGTGATGGAAGAGCTGAAGGGAAAGAACAGGATTCGAGAGACCGACGTCGTGGAGTTGAACTACCTCAAGTCGATCGTTAAGGAGACACTAAGGCTTCACCCACTTACCACGTTGATACCAAGAATGTGTAGGAAGACGTGTGAAGTGCTCGGCTACGAGATAGAAGCCGGCACTCGAGTCTTGGTCAATGCATGGGCGATCAACAGAGATACACAGTACTGGGAAGAGGCCGAGAGCTTCAGGCCGGAGAGGTTTGAAAGCAAATCCATTGATTTCAAAGGAGGTAACTTCGAGTACTTGCCGTTCGGTGCTGGAAGAAGGATATGTCCTGGAATGGAGTTTGGCCTCGCCACCGTACACCTATCCTTGGCGCAGCTCCTCCTCTACTTCGACTGGAAGCTGCCCGATGGCAGGAAACCACGGGAGCTGAACATGAGCGAGACCTACGGATTTACTGTAGCAAGGAAAACTGAGCTGAAGCTGTTAGCAACTCCTCGGATTCCCATCCCTCTACTGTTCAAGGCTTATAGTGTGTTTAATGGGTGTCGCACGTGA
- the LOC135623866 gene encoding uncharacterized protein LOC135623866 translates to MALDVSLLAQMLKGYEEGEQKRKLVTRDLLGGGGAVLRSAEVDLELRVPAGWERRLDLLSGRTYLQKRHHDPVPIHRHDPNLTLPPRSSATLFLKQWAAATPLGHRSVCTLEKVKSALERAGREERPPAARLPDSSPSPPSRSVATSSSSMAADRGVDGRGPESPPAAMAVAGCPVCLLYVFVSVVDPRCPRCAAHVPVQNEPKKRPKFDLNSPTEIHDGVDDLN, encoded by the exons ATGGCCTTAGATGTGAGCCTGTTGGCACAGATGCTAAAAGGTTACGAGGAAGGGGAGCAGAAGAGAAAGCTCGTCACCAGGGACTTGCTAGGCGGTGGCGGGGCAGTGCTGCGATCCGCCGAGGTGGATCTCGAGCTCAGAGTCCCAGCCGGTTGGGAGAGGCGGCTTGATCTATTG TCGGGAAGGACGTACCTCCAGAAGCGCCACCATGATCCGGTGCCTATTCATCGCCACGACCCCAACCTCACACTCCCTCCGCGATCCTCCGCCACCCTCTTTCTGAAGCAGTGGGCGGCGGCGACACCCTTGGGTCACCGCAGCGTGTGCACCCTAGAGAAGGTGAAGTCCGCCCTCGAGCGCGCCGGCCGCGAAGAGCGGCCCCCTGCTGCCCGCCTCCCCGACAGCTCCCCGTCGCCGCCCTCCCGGTCGgtagccacctcctcctcctccatggcGGCCGACCGGGGCGTGGACGGCCGCGGCCCCGAGTCGCCGCCCGCGGCTATGGCGGTCGCCGGGTGCCCGGTCTGCCTCCTCTACGTGTTCGTCTCGGTGGTGGACCCGAGGTGCCCGAGGTGTGCCGCGCACGTGCCGGTCCAGAACGAGCCGAAGAAGCGACCCAAGTTTGACCTCAACTCCCCAACCGAAATCCATGATGGAGTTGATGACCTGAATTAa
- the LOC135622120 gene encoding auxin-responsive protein SAUR72-like codes for MGCIKATLQARELELQLHQVLRQRGRMFWRRKEKDAVAAYERLAGARDECVEGKVPRGHVPVLVGEDDGPVQRFVVNVRLLRDPCMAALLDLSAQQLGHHQQGVLRIPCDVDRFRRIIDVISKTR; via the coding sequence ATGGGTTGTATTAAGGCCACGCTCCAAGCTCGAGAACTTGAGCTCCAGTTGCATCAAGTTCTTAGACAGCGGGGAAGAATGTTTTGGAGAAGGAAAGAGAAGGATGCCGTCGCAGCGTACGAGCGGTTGGCCGGAGCCCGTGACGAGTGCGTGGAGGGTAAAGTCCCGCGAGGTCATGTCCCAGTGCTAGTGGGAGAAGACGATGGACCGGTGCAGAGGTTTGTGGTGAACGTGAGGCTCCTCAGGGATCCGTGCATGGCGGCGCTGCTCGACTTGAGCGCGCAGCAGTTGGGGCATCATCAGCAGGGGGTTCTGAGGATCCCATGCGACGTCGATCGGTTCCGACGAATCATCGACGTGATCTCCAAAACCAGGTAG
- the LOC103999506 gene encoding auxin-responsive protein SAUR71, with product MKRLIRRLSRVADSSLYCPLQTAKGGQRASKGEERLRRQVPEGHVPVCVGEEMERFAVPAELLGRPAFLELLRRSAQEYGYEQRGVLRIPCPVSLFRRLLLLSSYSSSGAAAVADPALEELFRSLPDDDRSPAASST from the coding sequence ATGAAGCGGCTGATCCGGCGGCTGTCGAGGGTGGCGGACTCGTCGCTCTATTGTCCGCTGCAGACCGCGAAGGGGGGCCAGCGGGCGTCCAAGGGGGAGGAGCGGCTGCGGCGGCAAGTGCCGGAGGGGCACGTGCCGGTGTGCGTCGGGGAGGAGATGGAGCGGTTCGCTGTCCCGGCGGAGCTCCTCGGTCGGCCGGCCTTCCTCGAGCTGCTCCGCCGCTCCGCCCAGGAGTACGGCTACGAGCAGCGCGGCGTCCTCCGGATCCCCTGCCCAGTCTCACTCTTccgtcgcctcctcctcctctcctcctacTCTTCCTCCGGCGCCGCCGCAGTCGCTGATCCCGCCCTGGAAGAGCTCTTCCGCTCCCTCCCCGACGACGACCGGTCGCCCGCCGCTTCATCGACCTGA
- the LOC135623868 gene encoding 4-hydroxyphenylpyruvate dioxygenase-like, with product MRKEATENFKLVGFTRFVRANPRSDRFPVLGFHHVEFWAADATNSAGRFSFGLGMPLAARSDLSTGNPFFASYLLRSASLRFLFSAPYGGPAAADAAANAATPSPIPSFDADRARRFSVDHGLAVRAIAVEVADAAEAFRISVAHGARPSFPPADLGEGFALAEVELYGDVVLRYVSRPKPPPFPSEAHQTPIKVPAFLPGFEDIDESETCSFTYGIRRLDHAVGNVPELAPAVRYIAGFTGFHEFAEFTADDVGTAESGLNSVVLANNEETVLVPLNEPVHGTKRRSQIQTYLDHNGGAGVQHLALASDDVLKTLREMRARSGMGGFDFMPPPPPNYYQGVRRRAGDVLTEEQIKECQELGVLVDRDDQGVLLQIFTKPVGDRPTIFIEIIQRIGCMVKDKEGKEYQKGGCGGFGKGNFSELFKSIEEYEKSLEAKQATTVPSA from the exons ATGAGAAAGGAGGCTACGGAGAACTTCAAGCTGGTGGGCTTCACCCGCTTCGTCCGGGCCAACCCCCGCAGCGACCGCTTCCCCGTTCTTGGCTTCCACCACGTCGAATTCTGGGCCGCCGACGCCACCAACTCTGCCGGCCGCTTCTCCTTCGGCCTCGGGATGCCCCTCGCCGCACGCTCCGATCTCTCCACCGGTAATCCCTTCTTCGCCTCCTACCTCCTCCGCTCCGCTTCCCTCCGCTTCCTCTTCTCCGCCCCCTATGGCGGGCCGGCCGCAGCTGACGCCGCCGCTAACGCTGCCACCCCCTCCCCCATCCCCTCCTTCGACGCCGACCGTGCCCGTCGCTTCTCCGTCGACCACGGACTTGCGGTCCGAGCCATCGCCGTCGAGGTCGCTGACGCTGCCGAAGCCTTCCGCATCAGCGTCGCCCACGGCGCTCGCCCCTCCTTCCCCCCGGCCGACCTCGGCGAGGGGTTCGCGCTCGCCGAGGTCGAGCTGTACGGCGACGTAGTCCTTCGCTACGTTAGCCGCCCGAAGCCCCCACCGTTCCCCTCCGAAGCCCACCAAACCCCCATAAAGGTCCCAGCTTTCCTACCTGGATTCGAGGATATTGACGAGTCCGAGACTTGTTCATTCACCTACGGCATCCGGCGGCTTGACCATGCCGTCGGGAACGTCCCCGAACTCGCGCCAGCGGTGCGCTACATTGCTGGGTTCACTGGCTTCCACGAATTCGCGGAGTTCACGGCGGACGACGTAGGCACGGCGGAGAGCGGGCTGAACTCCGTCGTCCTCGCGAACAACGAGGAGACGGTGCTGGTGCCGCTGAACGAGCCGGTCCATGGGACCAAGAGGCGGAGCCAAATCCAGACTTATTTGGATCACAACGGCGGCGCCGGCGTGCAGCACCTGGCGCTGGCCAGCGACGACGTGCTGAAGACCTTGAGGGAGATGAGGGCGCGGTCGGGGATGGGAGGGTTCGACTTCATGCCACCACCGCCACCAAACTACTACCAGGGGGTGCGTCGGAGAGCCGGCGACGTGCTCACCGAGGAACAGATCAAGGAGTGTCAGGAATTGGGTGTTTTGGTGGACAGGGATGATCAAGGAGTGCTGCTACAAATCTTCACCAAGCCAGTCGGCGACAG ACCGACGATATTTATAGAGATAATTCAGAGGATTGGATGTATGGTGAAGGACAAGGAAGGAAAAGAGTATCAGAAGGGCGGGTGCGGAGGATTTGGGAAGGGCAACTTCTCCGAGCTTTTCAAGTCCATCGAGGAGTACGAGAAATCCCTCGAAGCCAAGCAAGCAACGACAGTTCCAAGTGCCTAA